The Anopheles gambiae chromosome 2, idAnoGambNW_F1_1, whole genome shotgun sequence genomic sequence TACAAGATATGTAAACTCGCCCGTAATCGTAACAGATAAGACCATCGAGCCGCTTGAAAGGCGGCGATCGATCGTTGCCCAACAAATCATTGCTTACCATATCAATAAGTGCAAATGCGCCGCGGTGAAGCACTTCACTTTTTCTTGAGTGCGGCATGATAAGAGTAATATCCCTCGGTTATCTGTGCCTATGTTTGCGgagatttttattattaccgTACTCTCTACAGCGAGAACATGTGTctcatttttaaaaaaatctgctTTTCGAAGTATTacctccctttttttgctttacggCGACAGAAGCTGACGTCATTTGCGATAAAGTATTCCATTTAATTCCTCACACACAGTAATGGAGGCCTTGTACGTTGGCAGAGATGGTCACCGGTGTGATTCAATGCTGTAAAAATAGACATACGTGTCAGATTGTCGATACACGCCGTGAAGTTGCCTAATATTTACATTAAAGTAAAAGTATAAAATTCGAATAAACAAGGGAGTGGCGAGTATCAAGCAGTGGGAGATGCGGAGATGCTTGTCGTTCGTGTCTGGTTGGGGCTGGTTGTAAGGCTACGAAGCTTGTTCGATGTTCTTCTACATTCGCTAtgattttctctcttttcttttagGCGATGTCGTGCTCAACAATCTCATCCTGAAGCAGAGTGCTCTCAAAGAGCTCGACCTGCCAGTGACAACGTTGTACGGGCATCTGGGGAAGCTGGTGCTGAAAATCCCCTGGAAAAATCTCTACAGCGCCCCGGTGGAAGCGATCGTAGATAAGCTGTACGTGCTGGCCGTGCCCAACACGGACGTGCGCTACAATGACGAAAAGGAGCAGCGCGTTGCGTTCGAGGCGAAGAAGGCGGAGCTGGCCCGCATCGAGCAGGCGAAGAAAAACGAGGAAGAGAAGGAGAAGGTAACCCCGGTGGCGGACAAATCGTTCGCGGAAAAGCTGACCACCCAGATCGTGAACAATGTGCAGATCAAAATATCGGACATCCACATCCGGTACGAAGACACGACCACCACCGGGCACCCGTTCGCGTTCGGCGTGACGCTGAGCAATCTGAGCGTGCACACCACGGACGAGAAGTGGGTGCAGACGCTGGTGTCCGAGTCGGTGACGAAAATTTACAAGATGGCCCAGCTGGAAATGCTTTCGGTGTACATGAACTGCAACACGCAGCTGTTCCAGTACTCGGATCCGTCCGAGTACCGGGCGCTGTTCGAGGCCTCGATCGCGTCCAAAACGCGGCAACCCGTCGACTATCACTACATCTTCGGACCGATCAGTTCGGGCGCTTGTCTCGAGATGACGCCGAACCCGGAGCTGGGCGACGCACCGTTCTCGGCGCCCAAGATCAAGCTGAAGCTGTGCATGGAAACGCTGGCCATCGGCATCACGCGGGTACAGTTCCAGAACACCATGCAGCTGGTGGAAGCGTTCGGGCGCATGATGCGCGCCATGCCGTACCGCAGGTACCGGCCGTACGGGTTCGGCTACAAGGGCAACTACAAGGAGTGGTGGCACTTTGCCTACACCTGCATCCTGGAGACGGAGGTGCGCCGCCGCAGGCGGAACTGGTCGTGGGAAAACATGATGCGCCATCGGCAGAACCTGCGCCGGTACGAGGAAGCGTACCGGCAGCAGCTGACCGCCAAGAAGCTGACGCCCGAAATCGTGAGCCGCAGCGAGGAGTACGAGAAAATGCTCGACCTGCACAATATCGTCGTGATTCGGCAGAAGGTGGCGCTGGAGGTGGAGAAGGAAGGGAAGCGGCAGGCGGAGGAACAAAAAGCTGCCGGGTGGTTCAGCTCCTGGTGGGGCGGAGGTGCTAAAAAGGAGGAGGATACGGCCGGTGGTGACATTAGTAAGTGGTCGGGGTGGGAAATTTCACACATACTTACACTAACACAATGTGGATTTACCTTTACCTTTGCAGAGAAGCAGTTCGAAGCGGCAATGACGCCGGCGGAAAAGGCCAAACTGTTCCAGGCCATCGGCTATCAGGAAAATGATGCGCCGACCGAGCTGCCGGAACACTACGTCGCTCAGATACTGGAGTTTGAGCTGAACTCGCTGGAAGTATCGATAAAGTCCGAGCTGTCGGATAAGGAAACCGTGCTGAATCGTGTAATGCTGCTTGAGCTGAAGAACGTGATCTGTGGCGTACAGCAACGGCCCTCCGCGGGCGCTATGAAGTAAAGACATTGCCCCTCTGCTGTCGAGACAAATATGTGCTTAATGAAACCTTTGCATTTCTTCTTTCAGGGCCTCGTTGGGCATGCAGGAGCTTACCATTTCTGGCCTACGGCAGGGCGAAATACTTCCCATCATGGTAAAATCCCAACTGGAAGGGTCCAAGACGCTACTCGACGTGTCGTTTGAGACTAACCCGGAAGATAAGCTATGCGATCAGCGGGTCGTGGTCACTTCCAGACCGCTGCAGATTGTGTACGATGCTGAAACCATCATTCAGTTGGCCAAAGTGTTCCAAACTCCGCGAACGGCTACAATTTCGCAGTAAGCTTTGCAGTCGTTTGaagtaaaaacaatatttaaattttgttaaaaCAATCCCTCAATGCAGGTTAACGGATGCCGCCGCCGAAAAGTTGGTAAATATCAAGGAGCGTTCGGCGACGGGCTTGCAGTACGCGATCGCCAAACACCCGCGGCTGGAGCTAAACATCGAAATCATGCCCAGCTACATCATCGTGCCGCATGGGGGCATATTCTCCAGCCGCGAATCGGTGCTGGTGCTCAGTTTGGGCAAGCTGCTGGTTCAAACCGAACCGCGACCAATCAACCAGCGCGACGTCCACACCATGCACGGGGAGGGCATCGGGCAGGAGGAAATCCTGTCGGAAATCATCCGCCAAAGTTACGACAAGTTTGTGCTGGAGGTGCGCGATGTGCAGGCGATCGTGGCCACCTTCGACGAGGATTGGCAGGGCACGCTGCGGGTGAATGCGGTGACCGAGCTGCATCTGCTAGAGCCCACCTCGTTCCGCATCTCGGCCCATCTGTGCGTGATCGATGACGATCCTCGGCTGCCGAAGTGCAAAATATTCGGTGTGCTACCATCGGTGAACGTGTGCGTTACCGAGCAGCGGGTGCTGGAGGTGCTGTCGATTGTCAGCAGCATCCCACTGCCCGAGAGCGACGAGCAGCTGCAACCGGCCCCGATCGCGAAGGACTCGAACGTGTTCAGCTCCAGCCTGTCGTTGCTGAAGTATTTGGATGAAAAGCAGGTAAAGCTGCCAAAAATTCATCGCCCACCGGAGGCACTGAATCCAGCCGACGCTGTTGATGGGGACGTAGTGCAGTTTACTGATATGGAAATCAAGTTCGAACTGCACGGTAAGGTGCATCGGGTGAAGGGTTGTGCTTAAATACTGAACATTTCTGTGTTCGTTTCAGAATGTTCTCTTACTATTTTCAAAATGAATGGTGGTGGAACCGGCAGCAGCTCGTCGGATGTGTTTGCAACACCGACCGAAGAATTCTCACAGTCTCCGGTGGAGCAGGACTACCATCCGCACAAAAGTGTGGCCTTCAACGTGCCCTACGGCGGCTCGGTTGGTAGCAATCAGCGTAAAATAATTGCTTTCAAAGTGAAGCAGCTGGAAATGACCATGGTACAGCGTACGTACGATCTGAAGGTAGCCCTGAAGCTTGGTGCCGTCACGCTGGACCAGTTCCGCTGGCGCAACGAACAGGAGCGCGTGCTGAACGTCATCCAAACGCCCAAGTacgacaacaacgacgacTATCTGTTCACCGTCAACTACAGCAATGTGAGTGGGGTCGATGAAGCGGTGTTGTTAAACCCGAATAATGAGTTATCgtttttgcttgatttgtAGTGCAAGAAAAACAGCCCCGAATTCACGACGAAGTATGAATCGGTGGAGCAGGAGGTGGCCATCGACTTTTCCaccctgctgttgctgctgcacgagGACGCACTGAATGAGCTGATTCAGCTCGGCAACGATTTTCAGATGCGAATGGAAGCGGTGGCCAAGAAGAAAGAGTCGGAAGCAAACGGCCTACAGCCGAAGGATCACTTTGCAACGATACATGAGGAGGAGAGCACCGCCACCGCTCTGCTAAATGCGGCACGCGAAAGATTGCCCACGATATTGGAGGACGATGGTATTGTGACCAGCAGTACTAGCAAAGGTAATGGTGTGGTTTTTGTAACGGATGTTTCGTGCTGCTTTCACTAATTCAGAGTTATTTCGATAGCGACATTTTAAACACAGCTCAAAAGTCTTGTAGAAGCTTGCTCTCAACTCACTAgcgatttttttactttgaaaCGTTGGATTTACTTGATAATAGTGGATTTATTTAAACTTAAATGTAGCAAAATTTAACCATTCAAGATAAAAAATTGCCAAAACGTTAGTTTATTTTTCTAGTATccttgttttgatttgtaGCTAAAATCGGAACATGTTCAAAGCATGGAGCTGTTGTTGAAGCTAATTTCAAAttgagtaaaagaaaaaaaaacatattttagtaATTTTACGGGTAATGTAGTGAgtagatagcttcatttgatgtgttttttatcttttccttttctatgTTTGCCACTGTTTCGGTTTCTGTTCATGTGATGTGTTGTGACGAACGATGTTACTGATGTTACAATACACACAATCCTGACCACAACGACGGTACCTGTTTTGCCGTACACCTGACGCGTTCGACGCCCTACGCATGCATGCTCCAACATTAACGGTTTcctgtttgtgtttatgtgtgtgtgtttgtgtgatgtttTACGCGATATGTAACAACGATCACAACACCATCCGACAACAACGCACTGCTCAAACATTCTGCTGGACACGACACTCTTCTCTGCCCTTCACTGCCCCGATATGTATACGATACGATCACACAACATTTTTACCCCACGTTGTGACACACTGTTCGACTATTATTGACAATAGTTTCTCGTAAACGTCAATCAATTGTAGATAGTATCAAAGTCAGGGTGATGGCAAAGCTGGAGGATGTCACGGTGGAGCTGCAAAATGACAAGCGATCTTTGGCCGTGCTCGAAGTAAGTTTAATTGTGAGAAATATTTGGTTTTTTGCATGAAATAACACTTtcgatattttatttatttgcaagGTCAAAAACCTAACGAGCAGTGTTATTATGAAAACCTCCTACACGGAAATAAAACTGCGGCTAGAGGATATAGTCCTTACCGACACCAATCCAGCTACCATACACAGTAAAATACTGTCCATCATCGGTGACGATGCACTGCACGTGCAGGTGATACTGTTCGATCTGGACGCCACCTCAGACTACAATTCCGACAACATGCGCATCGAGGTGGTGATGGGATGTGCACGGATCGTGTTCCTCAACTGGTTCGTGACGTCCGTGCTTGCATTCTTGGACAATTTCCAAGCAGCTCAGCAACGCATCAAAGACGCGAGCGCTGCCGCAGCCGAAGCGGCCAAGAACAATGTCGTCGAAGCGTACACGCAGGCCACTCGTATGAAGTTGAACATTAAGGTGAAAGCTCCGATCATCATCATACCGGTCGATTCAAAAAGCTTGAAAGCGGTTGCGATGGATTTTGGCCACCTGAGCATAACCAACAATTTCAAGGATATTCCGACGGACCACCAGCACGGACCCGCGGTCATCGATGAGATGAAAATCGAGCTAAAGGATATGAAGCTAGCGAAGGTGGAGGTTTCGCAAACGGAATCGAGCGGGGAATCCTTTTCTCGGTACGGTTCCGAGGACGTATCCTATGGAGTCGTGCCGGATCAGGGAGCAGTGCTTAGTCCGACTAGCTTTACGTTGATTATGAAGCGGAACCTCTCCTCCGGTTGGTATCGGGATCATCCAGACATGGACATTTCAGGACGACTAAAAGCGGTTGAGGTAGGTTTTTGTTGATTCGCTAATTCTTTCCGATATGAGCGAATAATAATTCGTTTTCCTACAGCTGAACTTCATAGCCACCGATTACAGCGTGATAATGCAGATTTTATCTAAGAATATGACTGAAGGACAGGAGGAATTCAAGAAAccagtgaaaattgaaaaatcgcCCACTAGTCCACAAGGTATGCTTGCTATTCGATTAATGAATATTGAATGAACAATATTGTTCAACTGCTTGTAATATAGTAATTTTGCGTACATTTGTTAAGAACACTGTTATCATGATAGATTAAGTGCTTGATACCACGCGCTGCGAGATTTCAGTTCTAAGCAACCTAATTAGCATCTCATTATAAATGCTGATGTATGTTCAGTAGTTGACTAGTTAAACATTGTAATCATTTatccattcattcattctttcattcattcattcattcattcattcagtcgttcattcattcgttcattcattctttcattcattcattcattcattcattcattcattcattcattcattcattcattcagtcgttcattcattctttcattcattcattcattgttgtttatattttcgtcgttatttttgttttcttttccatttgttttcttttcttttactttttccgtttttgctcttatctttttttttgctttactcTGCTTTGCGTAATGATCGCTGCTATTAACGTACTGCATATTGCATATGTGCTTTCTGTTTGTTGCTGTCTTGTACGTGAATTGTCAATGAATATCTATCGTGATACTGCCACGATTGTTAAACGATACTCTTAGTGTGCTACAATAACGCTGTTACTACAACTGCCGATGTAAATCTGTCGCCTGACGGTAAGCTAAGTAAATAGTGTACAATTGCATGTGGTTTACTTTATACTATTGGCAAATTTAGCTTAATATAAAAcaaggttttgttgtttccaaGGTCTTTTAGctaaaattcaaaattcacCTTTTTGAATGtattatttgaaaacaaaaaaggcaatttgCATTTATTGTCATActaatttcaatcaatttccAACTCTCTTCAGCGAAATCAAACTGGACGGCAGTGGCTAAAAAGGCAGCGGCTAAACCGTTCGGTGTGGATATGGCACAATTGAAAGCGTCAGAAAACAAACCGTCCGATAAGCCACTTGAGCCGGCAAAAGTGGACACTTTCCTTAAGTTTAGCTTCCAAGTGGATAGCATCAACATTAAACTTTTCACAGGTACGATGAAGTTGAAGTTAATTTAACAATGATAGTATGACACtgaatttttatgtttttatttccttcttagcTCCTGGTGAGGGTTTGGCAggatttgaagtgttttacttGTCCTTGCAAGGAAGGAAGCTTACAGACGGCAGCTTAAacacagcaatagtgctttgCGATATCAGGCTGGACGATATTCGACCAAACCGTGAAAATATGCTCACCAGGTTAATGGAACGTCGATCTCAAGAATCTTCGATGGATCTGTCCAGCGTGAAAGATTGTGACGAGGAGCCGCCGGAATCATCGATGGCGTTTCCCTTACGTTCGATGATTAACATCACCTTCAACATGAAGGAAAGCGATATGTTTGCGGACGTGAAAGTGTCCAGCTTTAATTTGATCCTTTCGGTGGACTTTCTGTTGAAGCTGCAACAGTTCCTGCAGCCCGAAGAGCTGGTTGAGCAAAAAGCGATCCAAGCGGCAGAAGTCGAACAAACGGATCGTTTGCGACGCGCTAGCACATCCGCTGGTCCGGTCAGCCAACAGCAAGAAGCTGGACAAATTACGGTAATTCTGAAGATCGAACAGCCGGACATTATTTTGGTGGAGAAAATGGATGACATCAACTGTTACGCACTGATACTGAACAACGAGATATCGCTAAACGTTCGGCTAATAGGAGAGCGTCAAATCATCAAGGGAGAGCTGAAGGATCTCTGCCTGTACTACGCGGAGTTTAATCCAGAACGACGCAACTCTACGAAGCACTACGTTGTACGCCCATGTTCCATTAGCTTGAACGGTTCGACTCCTGAGGGGCTTGGTTTGCATTTGAGCATAAACTGCACGGAAATAGAACTCTCCGTATCGCCGGCAGTGATCGAGCTCATGAACAATGCGCTCCAAACTCTAACCGCTAAGGAGCAGTCAAGATTAGACGAATCGGCAACAGCGAATGATtgtgtggatttgtggcaTGTGAAAGAATTTGATCCGGACCAGTATTGGTTCATTCAGCCAGAGCTGGCTGAAGACGCGCTGAGCTTGGAATCGATGCGAACGATCGAGATCAAGGAGGAAAAGTGCATGATTGACATACCGTGCATCTCGCTGATTGTGGAAACTGGTCTCGGTACGAACACAATTCCAATGCTGTACATCAAGACAAGCTTGGAAGGATCGGTAGCCAACTGGAGCTCGGACATGAAGATAAGTAGCTCGCTGCGCTTGAGTATGTCGTACTACAACCAGGCGCTTGCGCTGTGGGAGTACGTCATCGAACCTAACGTAAGCGAGCAGCCGAATGGTCAAATAACGAATATTCCTTGGGAGCTAACGTTTGATCTGGAGGTGGACCACCACGAGGATCGGTCGCGGGAGCCGACCACGCGAATGCATATCGCTTCAAGGGACAGTCTGGAAATGACGGTCACCAAAACCTGCCTCGATGTGGTGCAGAATCTTGGCAAAGCGTTTTCGGAAGCTATCAAGCGGGATGGAATAATTAAATCGGAAATACAAGCCCCGTACGTAGTGCGCAACGATACAGGCCAGGATGTGAAGGTAAATTTGGCTGCCAGTGATTTCAACATCCACCGGTCCCATCTTACCTCCACGCACCTGGACGAGCTGGTTGCATTTGAACAGTCGGCCGACGA encodes the following:
- the LOC1274763 gene encoding intermembrane lipid transfer protein Vps13 isoform X3, translated to MVFESIVADVLNRFVGEYVENLDKKQLKIGIWGGDVVLNNLILKQSALKELDLPVTTLYGHLGKLVLKIPWKNLYSAPVEAIVDKLYVLAVPNTDVRYNDEKEQRVAFEAKKAELARIEQAKKNEEEKEKVTPVADKSFAEKLTTQIVNNVQIKISDIHIRYEDTTTTGHPFAFGVTLSNLSVHTTDEKWVQTLVSESVTKIYKMAQLEMLSVYMNCNTQLFQYSDPSEYRALFEASIASKTRQPVDYHYIFGPISSGACLEMTPNPELGDAPFSAPKIKLKLCMETLAIGITRVQFQNTMQLVEAFGRMMRAMPYRRYRPYGFGYKGNYKEWWHFAYTCILETEVRRRRRNWSWENMMRHRQNLRRYEEAYRQQLTAKKLTPEIVSRSEEYEKMLDLHNIVVIRQKVALEVEKEGKRQAEEQKAAGWFSSWWGGGAKKEEDTAGGDIKKQFEAAMTPAEKAKLFQAIGYQENDAPTELPEHYVAQILEFELNSLEVSIKSELSDKETVLNRVMLLELKNVICGVQQRPSAGAMKASLGMQELTISGLRQGEILPIMVKSQLEGSKTLLDVSFETNPEDKLCDQRVVVTSRPLQIVYDAETIIQLAKVFQTPRTATISQLTDAAAEKLVNIKERSATGLQYAIAKHPRLELNIEIMPSYIIVPHGGIFSSRESVLVLSLGKLLVQTEPRPINQRDVHTMHGEGIGQEEILSEIIRQSYDKFVLEVRDVQAIVATFDEDWQGTLRVNAVTELHLLEPTSFRISAHLCVIDDDPRLPKCKIFGVLPSVNVCVTEQRVLEVLSIVSSIPLPESDEQLQPAPIAKDSNVFSSSLSLLKYLDEKQVKLPKIHRPPEALNPADAVDGDVVQFTDMEIKFELHECSLTIFKMNGGGTGSSSSDVFATPTEEFSQSPVEQDYHPHKSVAFNVPYGGSVGSNQRKIIAFKVKQLEMTMVQRTYDLKVALKLGAVTLDQFRWRNEQERVLNVIQTPKYDNNDDYLFTVNYSNCKKNSPEFTTKYESVEQEVAIDFSTLLLLLHEDALNELIQLGNDFQMRMEAVAKKKESEANGLQPKDHFATIHEEESTATALLNAARERLPTILEDDGIVTSSTSKDSIKVRVMAKLEDVTVELQNDKRSLAVLEVKNLTSSVIMKTSYTEIKLRLEDIVLTDTNPATIHSKILSIIGDDALHVQVILFDLDATSDYNSDNMRIEVVMGCARIVFLNWFVTSVLAFLDNFQAAQQRIKDASAAAAEAAKNNVVEAYTQATRMKLNIKVKAPIIIIPVDSKSLKAVAMDFGHLSITNNFKDIPTDHQHGPAVIDEMKIELKDMKLAKVEVSQTESSGESFSRYGSEDVSYGVVPDQGAVLSPTSFTLIMKRNLSSGWYRDHPDMDISGRLKAVELNFIATDYSVIMQILSKNMTEGQEEFKKPVKIEKSPTSPQVCYNNAVTTTADVNLSPDAKSNWTAVAKKAAAKPFGVDMAQLKASENKPSDKPLEPAKVDTFLKFSFQVDSINIKLFTAPGEGLAGFEVFYLSLQGRKLTDGSLNTAIVLCDIRLDDIRPNRENMLTRLMERRSQESSMDLSSVKDCDEEPPESSMAFPLRSMINITFNMKESDMFADVKVSSFNLILSVDFLLKLQQFLQPEELVEQKAIQAAEVEQTDRLRRASTSAGPVSQQQEAGQITVILKIEQPDIILVEKMDDINCYALILNNEISLNVRLIGERQIIKGELKDLCLYYAEFNPERRNSTKHYVVRPCSISLNGSTPEGLGLHLSINCTEIELSVSPAVIELMNNALQTLTAKEQSRLDESATANDCVDLWHVKEFDPDQYWFIQPELAEDALSLESMRTIEIKEEKCMIDIPCISLIVETGLGTNTIPMLYIKTSLEGSVANWSSDMKISSSLRLSMSYYNQALALWEYVIEPNVSEQPNGQITNIPWELTFDLEVDHHEDRSREPTTRMHIASRDSLEMTVTKTCLDVVQNLGKAFSEAIKRDGIIKSEIQAPYVVRNDTGQDVKVNLAASDFNIHRSHLTSTHLDELVAFEQSADEEQSIGSCIIMPNGRLQLQPKQHSFERSTILTVLDDKDTSKRMFVKVIVGDTDKELTLPVYKSDKRYFPLFRSTGQEAWGIISEVKIEHGCTVLVLRSIVQVYNHFTVPIDVFQFIDHEKYHIGEVRAGGYLNVPLYYLYNDSKELHFSMKGYHSSAQGISWKESPNSFELMKALQCDPIKTFEPFYINAVRQRQDVFYMISSNHTMLSACYEIHLRPPFMLRNALPIGLTISVAGCSVRRELDTGLVTSNESLSTASTVAGEDYLDYGEKLLRPGELLHLPTVKTSARSTTETSYIVARLVGYLDKDWSCTTDIPAQPPEFGVWTFNAYDSVEVMSLQLGVKYENRSDGLTLIVYCPFWMLNKTGLMLSYRLPSKYVCPMLWKLLNSCVSRDEANDENTNILYHPPEYEGPILFSFREKVFFGKKKAAIRVDTGEWSDKFSLDVAGSSGVVLCQANNMTYQIGVNNTLTHNSLTKQIVFMPYFVLINRANFDVEVQEHLRPGDPWTKVGVNECVPLWPKTEDNRMLKVKSCDLPEVTAPFKYTEVQCTLLQLRNRYGGINVDVHVTEGAIYITFTGYYPGDAPALLMNHTCEPFAFKEKGDVNGKILMPSQMVLHTWIDPAGERKIVWESGPKAQPIENDLRRDGISEFKSPTDGVIYWVSFLNGTQRVLLITDNCNIAYGVHSASRLDQVTQEVKLEIHGIGLSLVNNAKPTDLMYIGIASSGVIWEECKRSGRFRQMKIQETINMENQYQQYLRDQEVGTVASKSYQLDAESRIGIDFQNMILHKSTDRAIKRTFYPGLWVEMKSSSHQLQFHAKVNRIQIDNQLVDCIFPVVLAPVPPPKSVAATTEFKPFVEMSMVQRIIPHSNIKQFKYLRVLIQEFHVKVDLLFINEICEMISSEITETEAKRLFAEDLKLQTQPLHAHVAIQSQQEVKNFYDNLHLGPLKIHVSFSMAGSESKALPGILSTILQGVGVTLTDINDVVFRLAFFEREYQFLTQRQLVSECVTHYSGQAVKQLYVLVLGLDVIGNPYGLVVGFTKGVEDLFYEPFQGAIQGPGEFAEGLVLGVKSLFGHTVGGAAGAVSKITGAMGKGLAALTFDDDFQKKRRDAMNKKPASLQEGIARSGKGLVMGVFDGVTGVFTKPISGAKEEGVEGFFKGLGKGAVGLVARPIAGVTDFASGSFDAVKRATELSDEAIRLRPPRYLHKDGIVRPYNRKEAEGCKLLREIDKGKFAATDAYAYYEVIIDNKDVVVLTDSRIIYATKSEMFGGWQSEWTHKWTEILSISTLNDGVELLLHNRDGKKTLKKMFGSSGPTKKILLISVAARRARLAEEMQQLLAKVQQQHA